A window of the Diceros bicornis minor isolate mBicDic1 chromosome 28, mDicBic1.mat.cur, whole genome shotgun sequence genome harbors these coding sequences:
- the RGP1 gene encoding RAB6A-GEF complex partner protein 2 isoform X1: MIEVVAELSRGPVFLAGEALECVVTVTNPLPPTATSASSEALAWASAQIHCQFHASESRVALPPPDSSQPDVQPESQTVFLPHRGERGQCILSTPPKILFCDLRLDPGESKSYSYSEVLPIEGPPSFRGQSVKYVYKLTIGCQRVNSPITLLRVPLRVLVLTGLQDTRFPQDEAIAPSSPFLEEDEGGKKDSWLAELAGERLMAATSCRSLRENPFRIVPLPSPTKAFLPYTDSPKCHILPRIHYLTSDYKEKSHLWPLSVLDILQCGLQAYSVPFSPDLYNISDGRGKVGTFGIFKSVYRLGEDVVGTLNLGEGTVACLQFSVSLQTEEHVQPEYQRRRGAGGAPSVSHVTHARHQESCLHTTRTSFSLPIPLSSTPGFCTAIVSLKWRLHFEFVTSREPGLVLLPPLEQPEPVTWTGPEQVPVDTFSWDLPIKVLPTSPTLVSYAAPGPSTSTITI; the protein is encoded by the exons ATGATTGAAGTGGTAGCAGAGCTGAGCCGGGGTCCTGTGTTTCTGGCAGGGGAGGCGCTGGAGTGTGTGGTGACTGTTACCAACCCCCTGCCCCCTACAGCGACTTCTGCATCCAG TGAGGCTCTGGCCTGGGCCAGTGCCCAAATCCACTGCCAGTTCCATGCCAGTGAAAGTCGAGTAGCACTGCCTCCCCCTGACTCCAGTCAGCCAGATGTCCAGCCTGAGAGCCAGACTGTCTTTCTACCACACCGAG GTGAGAGGGGTCAGTGTATCCTTTCCACTCCACCAAAAATCCTATTTTGTGACCTGAGGCTAGACCCTGGAGAGTCCAAATCAT ACTCCTACAGTGAAGTACTGCCCATTGAGGGACCACCCTCCTTTCGGGGTCAGTCAGTCAAGTATGTCTACAAACTGACCATTGGCTGCCAGCGTGTCAACTCACCCATCACTTTACTCAGGGTCCCTCTGAGGGTTCTTGTGCTGACTG GCCTTCAAGATACCCGGTTTCCTCAGGATGAGGCTATAGCTCCATCCAGTCCATTCTTGGAGGAGGATGAAGGTGGGAAGAAGGATTCCTGGCTAGCTGAGCTGGCTGGGGAGCGCCTCATGGCTGCCACATCCTGCCGCAGCCTCCGTGAGAATCCTTTCAGAATTgtccccctcccatcccccaccaaAGCATTCCTGCCTTATACAGATTCTCCCAAGTGCCACATACTTCCGAGGATTCACTATCTTACCTCAGATTATAAAGAGAAGTCTCACCTTTGGCCCCTCTCAGTCCTAGACATTCTGCAGTGTGGACTCCAGGCTTACAGTGTTCCATTTTCCCCAGATCTATACAATATCAGTGACGGCCGAGGAAAAGTTGGGACATTTGGCATCTTCAAATCTGTATACAGACTCGGCGAGGATGTGGTGGGGACTTTAAACTTAGGGGAAGGAACTGTAGCTTGTTTGCAg TTCTCGGTAAGCTTACAGACCGAGGAGCATGTGCAGCCTGAGTACCAGCGGCGTCGAGGGGCAGGGGGTGCCCCCTCTGTGTCCCATGTGACTCATGCCCGGCACCAGGAGTCCTGCCTACATACCACCAGAACCAgcttctctctccccatccctctcAGTTCCACCCCAGGCTTCTGCACAGCCATTG tatCCCTGAAATGGCGATTACATTTTGAATTTGTAACATCCCGAGAACCAGGTTTGGTGCTCCTACCTCCATTGGAACAGCCTGAGCCTGTCACCTGGACAGGGCCTGAGCAAGTGCCCGTAGACACCTTCAGCTGGGACCTTCCCATCAAGGTGCTGCCTACAAGCCCTACCCTGGTCTCATATGCAGCCCCAGGCCCCAGCACCAGCACCATAACCATCTGA
- the RGP1 gene encoding RAB6A-GEF complex partner protein 2 isoform X2 gives MIEVVAELSRGPVFLAGEALECVVTVTNPLPPTATSASSEALAWASAQIHCQFHASESRVALPPPDSSQPDVQPESQTVFLPHRGERGQCILSTPPKILFCDLRLDPGESKSYSYSEVLPIEGPPSFRGQSVKYVYKLTIGCQRVNSPITLLRVPLRVLVLTGLQDTRFPQDEAIAPSSPFLEEDEGGKKDSWLAELAGERLMAATSCRSLHLYNISDGRGKVGTFGIFKSVYRLGEDVVGTLNLGEGTVACLQFSVSLQTEEHVQPEYQRRRGAGGAPSVSHVTHARHQESCLHTTRTSFSLPIPLSSTPGFCTAIVSLKWRLHFEFVTSREPGLVLLPPLEQPEPVTWTGPEQVPVDTFSWDLPIKVLPTSPTLVSYAAPGPSTSTITI, from the exons ATGATTGAAGTGGTAGCAGAGCTGAGCCGGGGTCCTGTGTTTCTGGCAGGGGAGGCGCTGGAGTGTGTGGTGACTGTTACCAACCCCCTGCCCCCTACAGCGACTTCTGCATCCAG TGAGGCTCTGGCCTGGGCCAGTGCCCAAATCCACTGCCAGTTCCATGCCAGTGAAAGTCGAGTAGCACTGCCTCCCCCTGACTCCAGTCAGCCAGATGTCCAGCCTGAGAGCCAGACTGTCTTTCTACCACACCGAG GTGAGAGGGGTCAGTGTATCCTTTCCACTCCACCAAAAATCCTATTTTGTGACCTGAGGCTAGACCCTGGAGAGTCCAAATCAT ACTCCTACAGTGAAGTACTGCCCATTGAGGGACCACCCTCCTTTCGGGGTCAGTCAGTCAAGTATGTCTACAAACTGACCATTGGCTGCCAGCGTGTCAACTCACCCATCACTTTACTCAGGGTCCCTCTGAGGGTTCTTGTGCTGACTG GCCTTCAAGATACCCGGTTTCCTCAGGATGAGGCTATAGCTCCATCCAGTCCATTCTTGGAGGAGGATGAAGGTGGGAAGAAGGATTCCTGGCTAGCTGAGCTGGCTGGGGAGCGCCTCATGGCTGCCACATCCTGCCGCAGCCTCC ATCTATACAATATCAGTGACGGCCGAGGAAAAGTTGGGACATTTGGCATCTTCAAATCTGTATACAGACTCGGCGAGGATGTGGTGGGGACTTTAAACTTAGGGGAAGGAACTGTAGCTTGTTTGCAg TTCTCGGTAAGCTTACAGACCGAGGAGCATGTGCAGCCTGAGTACCAGCGGCGTCGAGGGGCAGGGGGTGCCCCCTCTGTGTCCCATGTGACTCATGCCCGGCACCAGGAGTCCTGCCTACATACCACCAGAACCAgcttctctctccccatccctctcAGTTCCACCCCAGGCTTCTGCACAGCCATTG tatCCCTGAAATGGCGATTACATTTTGAATTTGTAACATCCCGAGAACCAGGTTTGGTGCTCCTACCTCCATTGGAACAGCCTGAGCCTGTCACCTGGACAGGGCCTGAGCAAGTGCCCGTAGACACCTTCAGCTGGGACCTTCCCATCAAGGTGCTGCCTACAAGCCCTACCCTGGTCTCATATGCAGCCCCAGGCCCCAGCACCAGCACCATAACCATCTGA
- the RGP1 gene encoding RAB6A-GEF complex partner protein 2 isoform X3, whose protein sequence is MIEVVAELSRGPVFLAGEALECVVTVTNPLPPTATSASSEALAWASAQIHCQFHASESRVALPPPDSSQPDVQPESQTVFLPHRGERGQCILSTPPKILFCDLRLDPGESKSYSYSEVLPIEGPPSFRGQSVKYVYKLTIGCQRVNSPITLLRVPLRVLVLTGLQDTRFPQDEAIAPSSPFLEEDEDLYNISDGRGKVGTFGIFKSVYRLGEDVVGTLNLGEGTVACLQFSVSLQTEEHVQPEYQRRRGAGGAPSVSHVTHARHQESCLHTTRTSFSLPIPLSSTPGFCTAIVSLKWRLHFEFVTSREPGLVLLPPLEQPEPVTWTGPEQVPVDTFSWDLPIKVLPTSPTLVSYAAPGPSTSTITI, encoded by the exons ATGATTGAAGTGGTAGCAGAGCTGAGCCGGGGTCCTGTGTTTCTGGCAGGGGAGGCGCTGGAGTGTGTGGTGACTGTTACCAACCCCCTGCCCCCTACAGCGACTTCTGCATCCAG TGAGGCTCTGGCCTGGGCCAGTGCCCAAATCCACTGCCAGTTCCATGCCAGTGAAAGTCGAGTAGCACTGCCTCCCCCTGACTCCAGTCAGCCAGATGTCCAGCCTGAGAGCCAGACTGTCTTTCTACCACACCGAG GTGAGAGGGGTCAGTGTATCCTTTCCACTCCACCAAAAATCCTATTTTGTGACCTGAGGCTAGACCCTGGAGAGTCCAAATCAT ACTCCTACAGTGAAGTACTGCCCATTGAGGGACCACCCTCCTTTCGGGGTCAGTCAGTCAAGTATGTCTACAAACTGACCATTGGCTGCCAGCGTGTCAACTCACCCATCACTTTACTCAGGGTCCCTCTGAGGGTTCTTGTGCTGACTG GCCTTCAAGATACCCGGTTTCCTCAGGATGAGGCTATAGCTCCATCCAGTCCATTCTTGGAGGAGGATGAAG ATCTATACAATATCAGTGACGGCCGAGGAAAAGTTGGGACATTTGGCATCTTCAAATCTGTATACAGACTCGGCGAGGATGTGGTGGGGACTTTAAACTTAGGGGAAGGAACTGTAGCTTGTTTGCAg TTCTCGGTAAGCTTACAGACCGAGGAGCATGTGCAGCCTGAGTACCAGCGGCGTCGAGGGGCAGGGGGTGCCCCCTCTGTGTCCCATGTGACTCATGCCCGGCACCAGGAGTCCTGCCTACATACCACCAGAACCAgcttctctctccccatccctctcAGTTCCACCCCAGGCTTCTGCACAGCCATTG tatCCCTGAAATGGCGATTACATTTTGAATTTGTAACATCCCGAGAACCAGGTTTGGTGCTCCTACCTCCATTGGAACAGCCTGAGCCTGTCACCTGGACAGGGCCTGAGCAAGTGCCCGTAGACACCTTCAGCTGGGACCTTCCCATCAAGGTGCTGCCTACAAGCCCTACCCTGGTCTCATATGCAGCCCCAGGCCCCAGCACCAGCACCATAACCATCTGA
- the MSMP gene encoding prostate-associated microseminoprotein, with product MALRMPWAGQAKGILGGWGIICLVVSLLLQHPGVHSKCYFQAQAPCHYEGKYFTLGESWLRKDCFHCTCLHPVGVGCCDTSQHPIDFPAGCEVRQEAGTCQFSLVQKSDPRLPCKGGGPDPEWGSANIPVSGAPAPHSS from the exons ATGGCCCTAAGGATGCCCTGGGCTGGACAGGCTAAGGGGATCCTGGGAGGCTGGGGGATCATCTGCTTGGTGGTATCTCTGCTCCTCCAGCACCCAGGAGTCCACAGCAAGTGCTACTTCCAAGCTCAAG ccccctgccaCTATGAGGGGAAATATTTCACCCTGGGTGAGTCTTGGCTCCGCAAGGACTGCTTCCACTGCACCTGTCTGCATCCCGTCGGCGTGGGCTGCTGTGACAC GTCCCAGCATCCCATCGACTTCCCTGCTGGGTGTGAGGTACGTCAGGAGGCAGGAACCTGCCAGTTCTCCCTGGTGCAAAAATCTGACCCTCGGCTGCCCTGCAAAGGGGGAGGGCCCGACCCAGAGTGGGGCTCAGCTAACATTCCTGTTTCTGGGGCTCCTGCTCCCCACTCCAGCTAA